The genomic DNA CCACCTCCACTCAGAACGCTTGGTGTCAAATGAGAAGGTACCCTTTGGAACATGTTGATAAAGACTGTCGTGTGCAGACATGAATATGGTGTGCCCATTCGGGTGCAGCGCGTAAGAGGAAATTATATCATCCATGGCAAATGGTGGTGGCGATGGCACCCTTTTCCAGGACCAATCCATGGCTGGCCGTGGATCCTCAAGCTCATCGCTTCCCGTGGCTGCCCAAGACATGGCCTCAAAAGAGTGCTGCTCGCCGTCATGGCGAGATGTCAATGCACACAACTTATCACCGGCGGCCACAGAGATGTCAATGCCGCCAAGCAGTGAACGTGGTAGGCTTGGCCCGATGGTGATTCCTGCTATCTCGATATCATATACGAGGATGGGAGTCTGTGGACAGTGTGGGTTGGTGGCGATGAAGATCCTGTTACCAAAGGCCGTGAAGCTCATGCCAAGATGGCGTACTGGCACAGGAAACTGGAGGACGGGAGGGCCAGGGAACCCTAACTGCACGTCGCTGGTGCAGGTATCTTGCAAAGTGTCGGCATCAACCTTGTAGATGCTGAAGCCCGTGTCCCAATCATCCAGCACCAGGTAGAGGTGCTTCTTCGGCGCACGCCGCGGCCTTTTTCCGGTGCGGTCGCCGTCGAGGTGCGAGTGCTGACGCTTAGGCATGCTTCTGCAATGGATCTTCCGGCCCTAAAGATTGATTTTTTTGTTCTGGTGGTTACAAGGTCGCCAGTACAGGAGAAGAAACGAGCCGGAAGGGCAAGGAGACGACAATGGGGATCCAGAAAGATGGCGTACTGGCACAGGAAACCGGAGGACGGGAGGGCCAGGGAACCCTAACCGCATGTCGCTGGTGCAGGTATCTTGCAAAGTGTCGGCATCAACCTTGTAGATGCTGAAGCCCGTGTCCCAATCATCCAGCACCAGGTAGAGGTGCTTCTTCGGCGGACGCCGCGGCCTTTTTCCGGTGCGGTCACCGTCGAGGTGCAAGTGCTGACGCTTAGGCATGCTTCTGCAA from Triticum urartu cultivar G1812 unplaced genomic scaffold, Tu2.1 TuUngrouped_contig_5013, whole genome shotgun sequence includes the following:
- the LOC125528649 gene encoding uncharacterized protein LOC125528649, producing MPKRQHSHLDGDRTGKRPRRAPKKHLYLVLDDWDTGFSIYKVDADTLQDTCTSDVQLGFPGPPVLQFPVPVRHLGMSFTAFGNRIFIATNPHCPQTPILVYDIEIAGITIGPSLPRSLLGGIDISVAAGDKLCALTSRHDGEQHSFEAMSWAATGSDELEDPRPAMDWSWKRVPSPPPFAMDDIISSYALHPNGHTIFMSAHDSLYQHVPKGTFSFDTKRSEWRWHGEWALPFQGQGYYDSELDAWVGLRKDGYICACEVASRSRESAGQPYCKIAKEKLFLKVPERRLAAIRATLAYMGNSNFCLVDCVQRDGVEPTCIVDCCVLHMSTFGLKYDHRGELQTTHHCYSSCVVSKHILSFSPVVFWM